In one Poecilia reticulata strain Guanapo linkage group LG8, Guppy_female_1.0+MT, whole genome shotgun sequence genomic region, the following are encoded:
- the cdk21 gene encoding cyclin-dependent kinase 6 — MDFCPESLHYELLAEVGEGSFGKVYKAREVGEKQRLLAVKKFNFRWESEEAGIPPFMIREVALLRKVGYFNHPNIVKLLDASAVSIGSALDLTLVLEYIDQDLSTFLSKAPACGLGRDLIKDVMQQLLRGLDFLHTNLVLHRDLKPENILVSSRGEIKIADFGLARIHTYNIALTPGVVTLWYRAPEVLLNSVYMSSVDMWSAGCIFAELFLLRPLFKGYTEVQQLQKIFEVIGLPSEDDWPQESPILYSESLGPRGSCTNLLPNLDQDENDLLSHCLLFNPSRRISAAKALTHPFFVKH; from the exons ATGGACTTTTGCCCTGAATCGCTGCATTATGAGCTTTTAGCGGAGGTCGGTGAAGGCTCCTTCGGGAAAGTTTACAAAGCCAGAGAGGTTGGGGAGAAACAGCGCCTCCTGGCGGTGAAGAAGTTCAACTTTCGCTGGGAGTCTGAGGAGGCCGGAATCCCTCCCTTTATGATCCGAGAGGTGGCGCTGCTGCGCAAAGTGGGCTACTTCAACCATCCAAACATTGTCAA GCTCTTAGATGCATCTGCTGTTTCCATTGGCTCGGCCCTGGACCTCACTCTGGTGCTGGAATACATCGATCAGGACCTGTCCACTTTTCTGTCCAAGGCACCTGCATGTGGTCTGGGCCGTGACTTGATAAAG GATgtgatgcagcagctgctgcgaGGACTGGACTTCCTGCACACAAACCTCGTCCTGCACCGAGACTTAAAGCCGGAGAACATCCTGGTCAGCAGCCGAGGAGAGATCAAGATCGCAGACTTTGGACTCGCACGAATTCACACCTATAATATCGCCCTTACACCCGGT GTCGTGACCTTGTGGTATCGAGCTCCAGAGGTGCTGCTGAACTCTGTTTACATGTCCTCAGTGGACATGTGGAGCGCTGGCTGCATCTTTGCTGAGCTTTTCCTCTTGAG GCCGTTGTTTAAGGGCTACACAGAGGTGCAGCAGCTGCAAAAAATCTTTGA GGTGATCGGTTTGCCCAGCGAGGACGACTGGCCTCAGGAAAGCCCTATCCTCTACTCCGAGAGCCTGGGGCCGAGGGGCTCCTGCACCAACCTGCTGCCCAACCTGGACCAAGACGAGAACGACCTGCTCTCT CACTGTTTGTTGTTCAATCCGAGCCGTCGCATCTCCGCCGCCAAGGCCCTGACTCATCCCTTCTTTGTGAAGCACTGA